The Tolypothrix sp. PCC 7712 region AAGCATGGTAGTTGCCTAAATTAAATAAATTCATCCGTCCTGGCGTTTGACTCACAGAAGCACGGAATGTCTTTAAACCAGCGCGAATCTGCTCAATCGAGACATTCTGCACAAAGGCTGCCAAACTAGCTGCTAAGGCGTTAGCAATCATAAATGGCGCACGCCCACCCATTGTCAAGGGGATAGCTTCTGCTCTTTCGATGCGATGTGTCCAATCGCCTTTGACGATTGAAAGATAATTATTTTCATAAACAGCCGCTACTCCACCCTTTTGAATGTGCTTCCGCACCAATTCTGAATCAGGGTTCATGGTGAAGTAAGCAATATTCGCTTTGGTTTTTTCCGCCATCGCCGCTACGCGATAATCGTCAGCATTAAGTACGGCATAACCATCAGGGAATACAGCTTCTGCAACTACACTCTTGAGGTTAGCTAACTGATCGATGGTATCTATATCACCTATACCTAAATGGTCGGCAGCAACATTTAATACCACACCAACATTTGCGGCTTCAAACCCCAAGCCAGAACGCAGAATACCCCCTCGCGCACTTTCTAATACTGCTACCTCTACGGTGGGGTCTTGTAGTATTAAATGAGCGCTCTGCGGCCCAGTATTATCACCAGCCTCTACTAAATAATCACCAATATAAGTTCCATCTGTAGTTGTATAACCTACTACTTTGCCTGTTTGCTTGTAGATATGTGCTAACAGTCTTGTAGTAGTGGTTTTACCATTAGTGCCCGTAACGCTCAGAATCGGAATGCGGCTGGATTGTTCGTTGGGGAACAGCATATCCATCACTGCGCCAGCAACGTTGCGGGGAATGCCTTGGCTAGGTGCAACGTGCATTCTAAAGCCTGGGGCAGCGTTAACTTCCACAATTACGCCATCTACTTCCCTTAAGGGGCGACTAATATCGGTGGTGACAATATCTAGTCCCGCGATATCCAACCCAATAGTTTTGACTACTCTTTGTGCTAGCCAAACATTTTCCGGGTGGATTTCATCAGTACGATCTACAGCACAGCCTCCTGTACTTAAGTTAGCTGTTGCTCTGAGATAACAAATTGTACCTTTGGGAAGCACGCTATTTAGGGTATAACCTTGCCTTTCTAAAAGCTGGTAGCTAGTCCGGTCAAGTTCAATCTTGGTGAGCACATTATCATGTCCCTCGCCGCGATTGGGGTCTTGGTTTGTTTCCTCAATTAGTTCCGCAATGCTAGATCTACCATTACCCACTACATGAGCTGGTACACGTTCGGCGACTGCGACGACCTTGCCATCTACCACCAATACCCGATGATCGCGTCCGACGTAATACCTCTCGACAATAACTGAGCGGGAAACCTGTCTGGCGGCTTCATAGGCTGCCTCTGCTTCTTCCCAGGTTCTAATATCAATGGTGATACCCCGTCCGTGATTACCATCCAAAGGCTTAATAACTATGGGATAACCACCAACATATTCAATAGCTTCTTCCAAATCGTCCAAGAAGTTTATGACTGTACCTTTAGGCACTGGTACACCAGCAGCAGAGAGGATACGTTTGGTAGCTTCTTTATCGCAAGCTAGTTCTACTCCCAAAATGCCCGTGTTGTCGGTCATGGTTGCTTGCATCCGCTTTTGGTTCACGCCATAACCTAGCTGAATCAAAAAGCGCGCCCCCAGAGCCATCCAGGGAATACCTCGTTTTTCTGCTTCTTTGACGATCGCTTCTGTAGAGGGCCCCAAAGACGCATCTCGCCAGAAGTCTTTTAAGTCTTGGATATCTTGCTCTAGCTCTGCTTTGGGATAGCGACCGCGATCTACAATACTTTGGCACAAGCGCACAGCAGCTCGTCCCGCGTAGCGTCCCGCTTCCTCATTCAGGTACTCAATTACTACCTGGTAAATGCCTGGTGTAGCAGTTTCGCGGGTGCGACCAAAGCCTACATGCATTCCAGCTAGTTCTTGCAGTTCTAAAGCTACATGTTCGACGATATGGCCCATCATGGTGCCTTCTCGCACCCGCATTAAAAAACCACCACGACAGCCAGGGGAGCAATAGTGGCCCTCCAGACTTGGCAGCGCCTCAACTAATCCTTCGTAAAAACCAGGGATTTCATTCGAGGGCTTCTCGGCTAGGTTTTCTAAATCGAGTCGCATGACGATCAACTTGTGGCGTCGAATGCTCCAGTAGTTTGGGCCGCGTAAGGTCTGGATCTTGAGGATTCTCATGGGAATAGGTAGATGGAGATTCGGAACCAATATTCTAGTTTCTTACTGATTTTGATCGCTAAACTGTTTATGGTGAACAGTTTTTTCTTTTTAGATAGGATTCAAGTGATTTTTCTACAGTAAGAAATAAATCAGCGATCAACTCAGTGTAACCTCAGATACTCTATTCCGTCAGCTGGAGATCCGGTGTACAGCAGGCAATACAGTCCGCTGGTACAGGTGAAAACGATCGCCATAGCTGAGGATATGTAAACGTAAATTATGTATTGTTAGGGGTTCGTTGGCACCTACATGGGGTTCATTGGTATGAGTTACCTCCGTGGGATCAACTATAGTCACACTACCTTTACCCATCACTTGTAACCAACCATCACGTTCAAACACCGCACAAGTATCTTCATCAATGCCAATACCTAGGCGATCGGGGTGAGCGGCGATCGCGCTAATTAAGCGCCCCATGCGATTACGGTTGTGAAAGTGTTGGTCTACAATCACTTCGGGAATAAATCCTAAACCAGTTGCCATATCGACCAGAGAACGGTTTGGGGTTTCCCCACTACCGCCGCCAGCAATCATGTGATGTCCCATCACTGCTGCCCCTGCACTTGTGCCTGCTAAGGTAAGCTGCCCTGATCTGACTCGCTGTCGGACAATGTCCATCACTGGGGTATCTGCCAATACACCACAGAGACGTAATTGATCCCCTCCTGTTAAAAATACGCCACTACAGGCTTCTAAGGATGCTTTAATATGCGAGGCTTCGCACTGTTCCCGTTCGCGAATATCTAAAATTTCAACCTTTTCAGCACCCATTTCTTCAAATATCCGAATGTACCGACCACCGATGATGGCAGGTTCTCGGGAGGCAGATGGAATA contains the following coding sequences:
- the cphA gene encoding cyanophycin synthetase, whose translation is MRILKIQTLRGPNYWSIRRHKLIVMRLDLENLAEKPSNEIPGFYEGLVEALPSLEGHYCSPGCRGGFLMRVREGTMMGHIVEHVALELQELAGMHVGFGRTRETATPGIYQVVIEYLNEEAGRYAGRAAVRLCQSIVDRGRYPKAELEQDIQDLKDFWRDASLGPSTEAIVKEAEKRGIPWMALGARFLIQLGYGVNQKRMQATMTDNTGILGVELACDKEATKRILSAAGVPVPKGTVINFLDDLEEAIEYVGGYPIVIKPLDGNHGRGITIDIRTWEEAEAAYEAARQVSRSVIVERYYVGRDHRVLVVDGKVVAVAERVPAHVVGNGRSSIAELIEETNQDPNRGEGHDNVLTKIELDRTSYQLLERQGYTLNSVLPKGTICYLRATANLSTGGCAVDRTDEIHPENVWLAQRVVKTIGLDIAGLDIVTTDISRPLREVDGVIVEVNAAPGFRMHVAPSQGIPRNVAGAVMDMLFPNEQSSRIPILSVTGTNGKTTTTRLLAHIYKQTGKVVGYTTTDGTYIGDYLVEAGDNTGPQSAHLILQDPTVEVAVLESARGGILRSGLGFEAANVGVVLNVAADHLGIGDIDTIDQLANLKSVVAEAVFPDGYAVLNADDYRVAAMAEKTKANIAYFTMNPDSELVRKHIQKGGVAAVYENNYLSIVKGDWTHRIERAEAIPLTMGGRAPFMIANALAASLAAFVQNVSIEQIRAGLKTFRASVSQTPGRMNLFNLGNYHALVDYAHNPASYEAVGAFVRNWTSGQRIGVVGGPGDRRDEDFVTLGRLAADIFDYIIVKEDDDTRGRPRGSASELITKGITQVKPNCRFESILDETQAINKALDMAPENSLVVVLPESVSRAIKLIRARGVVKEETQQSNTPATVVDSQNGVASSIINTLL
- a CDS encoding cyanophycinase, which encodes MPQLQAKSLEMRTPQATKTAVLVIGGAEDKVHGRDILRTFFGRAGASKAYITIIPSASREPAIIGGRYIRIFEEMGAEKVEILDIREREQCEASHIKASLEACSGVFLTGGDQLRLCGVLADTPVMDIVRQRVRSGQLTLAGTSAGAAVMGHHMIAGGGSGETPNRSLVDMATGLGFIPEVIVDQHFHNRNRMGRLISAIAAHPDRLGIGIDEDTCAVFERDGWLQVMGKGSVTIVDPTEVTHTNEPHVGANEPLTIHNLRLHILSYGDRFHLYQRTVLPAVHRISS